The sequence below is a genomic window from Sorangiineae bacterium MSr12523.
GCCGCCACTGTATGTGGGGAGTCGTGCTTCGAAGCCACTCGATCTCGCTACTGAGACCGGGGAAGGGGAGCACGGCGCTGCAGCCTTCGAACAGCTGCTGAACCTACGAGCCAGGAGACCTACCCGGGGTTTCACGCGAGAGGTGCGCCATGCACTCTACTGCGTGGCGTTCGGGTGCGGATCTCACCCGGGCCACCGACCCTTCGATCGACACGTGCGTTTTGCTCGTCGGCCATGGGAGCCGAAATCCCGAGGCGAACGTCGAGTTCGAATCGCTGGCCGAGGTGTACCGAGCTACGGGCCGCCGCGTGCAGGTCGGCTACATCGAGCTCGCCCGACCACTCGTGTCCGAGGCTTTGACCTTGGCCGCACAATCGGCGCGTCGCGTGGCGTTGGTTCCACTTTTTCTTTTTGCCGCGGGGCACGTCAAAAACGATCTCCCGCTGGCCGTGGCGGAGGCGCGTCTCCGTTTTCCATCGGTGCAGATCGCGGTGGCGCCGCACCTGGGCGTGCACCCATCGCTGGTCGCCATGGCCTACGATCGGGCGGCAACGCAGCTCGGCGATGACGCGACGCGCGCGAAGACGCTGCTTCTCGTGGTGGGGCGCGGTTCGAGCGATCCCGATGCCAACGGCGAATTCTGCAAGCTGGCACGTCTTCTGGGCGAAGGCCGCGGGCTTTTCGACGTGCAGCCTTGCTTCATGGGCATCACGGCCCCGAGCGTCGAGACGGCGCTCGAGCGCATCGCGCGGGTGCGGCCCGAGCGGCTCGTGGTGTTGCCGTACCTGCTCTTCGCGGGGCGCCTGGTCGAGCGGCTCACGGCGCAGGTCGAGGCGTTTGCATTGCGCCATCCATGGATTCGCGCGTCCTTGGCGCCTCATCTCGGGACCGACGAGCGATTGCTCGCCTTGATGGACGAGCGGGCCCGCCAGGCACTCGAGGGCGAGTCCTTGTTGCCGTGCGACACGTGCCAATACCGGACCGCGCTGCCCGGCTTGGAGCAGCAGGTCGGCGGATTGCGGGCGCTGCTCTACAGCGTGCGCCACACGCTCACGCACGCGCAGGCGTCGATGCCGGTCCACGTGCACCGCCCGCTGAAGAAGCACGTGCTCGTGTGCCTCAACGCCGACTGCGTCGATCGCGGAAGCACCGCGGTGCTCGCGGCCTTGCGGCGTGAGGTGAAACTTTGTGGACGCGCGCGCGAGATCAAGGTCACGCGCACCGCGTGCATGGGCCGCTGCGGGGAGGGGCCGACGGTGGCCGTTTACCCCGACGGCGTTTGGTACCGCGGCGTTCGCGATTCGGACGCCGCCGAAATGGTGCACGAGCACCTTCTCAACGATCGGCTGGTTGGGCGGCTGGTCGACGACATTTTGCAGTGAATTCCAACGGGAGCGACATGATGAAGACAATTCTAGGGGTGGTCACCGCAGCGATTCTGTCCACGTTGGCCGCAGGCTGCAGCAGCTCGTCGGATCCGGGACCGGGGTGCCAGGAGAGCTACACGGTCACGTCGCAAGGCAGCTCGGGCAACTTGAAGAACCGTGCCTACGTCGCGAGCCGTGACTCGGGCAACATCACGGTCATCGACCTCGACACGCTCGAGATCGTGGGCTCCGCCAACACGTGCAGCCGCGGCTACCACATGGCCGAGCTCAGCGCGGACTTCACCAAGATTTACGCATCCAGCACGGACAACGGCAAAATCGACGTCCTCAACGCCCGCTCGCTGAATGTCACCAAGCGCGTTTCCGTGGGCGCGGATCCGTCGCATTTGAGCTTGAGCCGCGATGGATCGCTCATCGCGGTGGTCGACGAGAAGGACAACGCCGTCTCGTTCATCGACCCGAAGACCGACGTCGAGGTCAAGCGCCTGCCGGGCTTCTACACGCCGCACTTCGTGCGCTTCTCCGCCGACAACCGCCACGCCTACGTCGCCAACATGGGCGCGTACCACATCACGCGCGTCGACCTGCAGTCGCTCGCCATCGACGCGGAGATCGCGCTCGAGGGTCACGCAGGCCCGCCGGTAGCTGCAGCCGGCACCGAGGAGTTCGGCTTCGCGGACGCGCAGATCGACGAGAACGGCGTGCTCTGGGCCGCGCATTCGGGCACCGGGCAGGTGCTTCTCTACGATACGAAGACGCTCACCAAGCTGCCCGAGATCCGCGCCGGCGTGAATCCGTGGATTGTCTACGCCGAGCACCCGTTCAAAGGCATCGAGGCGCGCATCGTGCCGAACCATCGCGATCGCAGCGTGTCGCTGCTTCACCAGCTGCAGACCGTTTCGGCGGACACCATCGTCACGGAGGAGCCGGAGTCGTACGGCGTGAACTACACGCCGCTCGACCCCGAGAAGGCCTTCGTCATGAACCGGATGCGCGAAGAGATCGCGGTCATCGACACGCGCACCAAGAAGCGCACGGCGACCATTCCCGTCGGCGGCAACACCGAGACGGCGTCGACCACGGCCGATGGCAAGTACGTCATCGCTGCCGTGAGCAGCGCCAACCGCGTCGTGGTCATCGATGCGGTGACCAACGCGGTGGTGAAGACGTTCGACAACGTGGGCAACTACCCCTGGACGGTGACCATCCCGCAGGGTCAGAACTACTGCCACTGAGGCACCGGTCATGTCGCGGTTTGCCTCGTACACGCGGAAGCTTCATTTCACGGTGACGGCCATCGTCGGCGTGCAGCTCGTGGCTTGGGCGCTCACCGGGTTTGCCTTCACCTTGTTCGACTTCCGTGTGGTACGAGGCACCGATGACCGCGCACCGGTGGCGGCGCTCGATTGGGCGTCGGTGCGATTGCGCCCGGGCGAGATCGTCTCGGACGCGCAATCGGTGCGCCTGAAGATGCTCGACGCGCGCCCCGTCTACGAGGTCGTTCCCATGGAGGGCGAGCCGCGGTTGGTCGACGCGGCCGACGGCACCGCCGTGGCCATCGACGAGGCACGCGCCGCGCGCATCGCAACCAAGGCCTACCGCGGCGAGGCGCACGCGCGCAGCGTGGAGCGCAAAGACGACGAAGGCAAGGCGATCTGGGTGGTGCATTTGGACGATGCGCGCGCCACCGACGTCGCCGTGGACGCGGCCACCGGCGACATTGCTTGGTGGCGCAATGAAACGTGGCGCTCGTTCGACGTCCTCTGGTCGATCCACGTGCTCGGCTACGTCAATCGTCACAGCCCGGCACATTGGCCGCTTCGCATCGTCGGCTTCCTTGCGGCCATCGCGGCCACGAGCGGCGCGGGCCTCCTGCTGGTGCGGTTGGCGCGGCGCCTCTCGACTCGAAAAGCAACCCCAACCCGATAGGAAATACGATGGCTTGCCACGAGATTGCAGCACTTCGTCTGGGACTCATGAACATCCTCGGCGTGAACGACGAGGCCGAAAAGGCGCACGAGCTCGCGGAGCTGGGCGAGGCCGCGCGCACCCCAGGGCCGCTTGCCTCGCTGACCGTGGCCTCGGATCTCGACGGGCTGGTGAAGCTCTTCTCCACGTCGCTGGTCGACTTGAACGAGAAGGTCGCGCGCACGCCCGCCGGCGATCCCAAGCTGCCGTACATGCGAAGCTTGGTCGTGCTGACGAAGAAGGTCGAGCTCGAGTTGCGCGCGCACGTGGAGAGCTTGGGGCGCATGAACCGCGAGCTCGAGGAGATGCACGATCTCGTGCACGAGCTCTTTCCGGCGGAGTGACCCATGGCTGCGAACCCGAAGACCCTGCGCGTCGTGGCCGCCCATTCCGAGGGCACCTCCGCGCGCGTGCTCGAGATCGAGACGGTCGATGCGAGTCCGCTCACGCCCGTGGCGGGCAAGTACATCATCGTGAACACGGGCGTGATGGCGGGCGACAAGCCGGTCAAGCGCGCGTACTCGCTCACGTCGGCCTACGGGCCGGTCCATCGCGCGCGCCTCATGGTGAAGAAGCTCGGCCCCGGTTCGAGTGCGCTGCACGAGGCACCGCTGGGTGCGGAGTTCTCCTTCAGCGGGCCGTGGGGCAAGCTTTTGCCCGAGGCGGGTGAGCTGCCGCGAACGCTGGTCGTGGCCACGGATACCGGCATCACCACGGCCATCGGCCTGGCCACGCAGGCGAGCACGCTGTCGACGTGCCGCGTGGTCGAGGTGCTCTGGCTCCGCGGCGAGGGCGAGACGTTCTTGGACATCGACGACGTTCGACATCGCATCGAGGCCGCCGGCGTAAAATATGTATGTGCATCTATTTTGTCCGCGCACGATCCGTCGCGCGTGACCGACGCGTGGGCGCACGTCGAGGCGCGCGTCGCCGAAACGGGCGCCGAACTGGTGCTCGCCTCGGGCGACGGTGCGATCATTCACCCGCTTCGTGAGCGGCTGAAAGTTCCGGTGCGCATCGAGTGCTTCTTCCACAACCCGGAGAAGAAGAGCGCGTAAACGATGGACGCTCCGCGCGTGCTCCGCACCGTCGTTCCCCCGCGAAATCCGAAAGGACAGCGCGAAGGGTTTACCACGGGTGCGTGCGCCGCGGCCGCGGCCAAGGCTGCTACGCGTCTCTTGGTGCGCGGCGGGGCCTTGGTGGACATCGAGACCACGCTGCCCAATGGCCAGCGTCACACCTTCGTGCTCGAGCGGAGCGAACGCGAAGGTGACGTCGCTTGCTGCAGCATCGTCAAGGACGCCGGCGATGATCCGGACTGCACGCACGGCGCAGAAATCGTGGCCCAGGTGACCCTTCGCGCGGAGCCGGGCATCGAATTGCGCGGCGGCGAAGGCGTGGCCTGCGTGATGAAACCGGGCCTCGGGCTCGAGGTCGGCGGACCGGCCATCAACCCCGTGCCCCGCCGCAACATCACGCAGATGGTGCTCGAGGAAATCGCCGGCAGCGCCTTCCGCGGCGCCATCGTCACCATTTCCGTGCCCGGCGGCGAAGAGCTGGCGAAGCAGACCATCAACGCGCGCCTCGGGCTCATTGGGGGCATTTCCATCCTTGGCACCACCGG
It includes:
- a CDS encoding FAD-binding oxidoreductase; the encoded protein is MAANPKTLRVVAAHSEGTSARVLEIETVDASPLTPVAGKYIIVNTGVMAGDKPVKRAYSLTSAYGPVHRARLMVKKLGPGSSALHEAPLGAEFSFSGPWGKLLPEAGELPRTLVVATDTGITTAIGLATQASTLSTCRVVEVLWLRGEGETFLDIDDVRHRIEAAGVKYVCASILSAHDPSRVTDAWAHVEARVAETGAELVLASGDGAIIHPLRERLKVPVRIECFFHNPEKKSA
- a CDS encoding PepSY domain-containing protein, with protein sequence MSRFASYTRKLHFTVTAIVGVQLVAWALTGFAFTLFDFRVVRGTDDRAPVAALDWASVRLRPGEIVSDAQSVRLKMLDARPVYEVVPMEGEPRLVDAADGTAVAIDEARAARIATKAYRGEAHARSVERKDDEGKAIWVVHLDDARATDVAVDAATGDIAWWRNETWRSFDVLWSIHVLGYVNRHSPAHWPLRIVGFLAAIAATSGAGLLLVRLARRLSTRKATPTR
- a CDS encoding sirohydrochlorin cobaltochelatase; the encoded protein is MHSTAWRSGADLTRATDPSIDTCVLLVGHGSRNPEANVEFESLAEVYRATGRRVQVGYIELARPLVSEALTLAAQSARRVALVPLFLFAAGHVKNDLPLAVAEARLRFPSVQIAVAPHLGVHPSLVAMAYDRAATQLGDDATRAKTLLLVVGRGSSDPDANGEFCKLARLLGEGRGLFDVQPCFMGITAPSVETALERIARVRPERLVVLPYLLFAGRLVERLTAQVEAFALRHPWIRASLAPHLGTDERLLALMDERARQALEGESLLPCDTCQYRTALPGLEQQVGGLRALLYSVRHTLTHAQASMPVHVHRPLKKHVLVCLNADCVDRGSTAVLAALRREVKLCGRAREIKVTRTACMGRCGEGPTVAVYPDGVWYRGVRDSDAAEMVHEHLLNDRLVGRLVDDILQ
- a CDS encoding DUF3209 family protein, yielding MACHEIAALRLGLMNILGVNDEAEKAHELAELGEAARTPGPLASLTVASDLDGLVKLFSTSLVDLNEKVARTPAGDPKLPYMRSLVVLTKKVELELRAHVESLGRMNRELEEMHDLVHELFPAE